The following coding sequences are from one Verrucomicrobiia bacterium window:
- a CDS encoding CbiX/SirB N-terminal domain-containing protein, with product MPEDFSDATLVLVGHGSTLNAESAAPTHQHADELRRRGIFGQVLVCFWKEEPAICAVLRGAYLPRVFIVPLFISEGYFTEQVIPRELGFCQNGETNFNRVQKRGEQTLHYCGPVGTHDSMTAVLLARAREVVQKNPVVDLPEPKQITLFIAGHGTGNNENSRKAIEHQVALIKAMNLYADVHSIFMEEEPRIADCYKLAQTRDIVMVPFFISDGLHSYEDIPMMLGEPEDVVRARLASGQPTWPNPTEKNGKRVWYSASIGNEPHMPEVILERVREMVSDK from the coding sequence ATGCCGGAAGATTTTTCAGATGCCACATTGGTGCTGGTGGGACATGGTTCGACACTAAATGCCGAATCTGCTGCCCCGACGCATCAGCATGCGGATGAGTTGCGTCGGCGCGGTATCTTTGGACAAGTGCTCGTGTGTTTCTGGAAAGAAGAGCCAGCGATTTGTGCGGTATTGCGCGGGGCTTATCTGCCGCGTGTGTTCATCGTGCCGCTCTTCATCAGTGAGGGCTATTTCACGGAGCAGGTGATTCCGCGTGAGTTGGGCTTTTGCCAGAATGGAGAGACGAATTTCAACCGGGTTCAGAAGCGTGGTGAGCAGACGTTGCATTACTGCGGGCCAGTCGGTACGCATGACAGCATGACGGCGGTGTTGCTCGCGCGGGCACGTGAGGTGGTGCAGAAGAATCCGGTGGTGGATTTGCCAGAACCGAAACAGATCACGCTTTTCATCGCAGGCCATGGCACGGGGAATAATGAGAACTCGCGCAAGGCGATCGAGCATCAGGTGGCGTTGATCAAGGCGATGAACCTGTATGCGGATGTGCATTCCATCTTCATGGAAGAGGAGCCGCGTATCGCAGATTGCTATAAGCTGGCACAGACGCGGGATATCGTGATGGTGCCATTCTTCATCAGTGATGGGCTGCACTCGTATGAGGATATCCCGATGATGCTGGGTGAGCCGGAGGATGTGGTGCGGGCGCGATTGGCCTCTGGTCAGCCGACGTGGCCGAATCCGACCGAGAAGAACGGCAAACGAGTGTGGTATTCTGCGAGCATCGGGAACGAGCCACACATGCCGGAAGTGATTCTGGAGCGGGTGAGGGAGATGGTGAGCGATAAGTAA
- a CDS encoding prephenate dehydrogenase/arogenate dehydrogenase family protein — protein sequence MHWQKIALVGVGLLGGSVGLAVRQRRLAAQVVGYVRRQASIDECMKVGAVDSATLDLAQTVKDADLVILCTPIGQMLELTKQMLPSLKRGAVVTDVGSVKGQPAQELTTLIANGGGCFIGSHPMAGAEKMGVSAARADLFQNAVCVVSPTPKSPVAEVKKLEEFWKALGGKPLRLKPDLHDELVSRSSHLPHVIAAELASYVLSPALPKHQAQLCATGFRDMTRIASGSPEMWRDISVANSKHLSQVLGVFIEDLQEFQLALNNGDVNAIEEFFVKAKQRRDEWCAQMASPSPE from the coding sequence GTGCACTGGCAGAAAATAGCCCTGGTGGGCGTTGGTTTGCTGGGCGGCTCCGTTGGGTTGGCCGTCCGGCAGCGTCGTCTTGCGGCGCAGGTGGTCGGATACGTTCGACGGCAGGCGTCCATTGATGAGTGCATGAAGGTGGGGGCAGTGGATTCTGCTACGCTTGATCTCGCCCAGACGGTTAAGGACGCCGATCTGGTCATCCTGTGCACGCCCATCGGGCAGATGCTAGAGCTCACCAAGCAGATGCTGCCGTCGCTGAAGCGCGGTGCGGTGGTGACGGATGTGGGCAGTGTGAAGGGGCAACCGGCGCAGGAGTTGACTACACTCATCGCGAATGGCGGGGGTTGCTTCATCGGCAGTCATCCAATGGCGGGGGCGGAGAAGATGGGGGTGAGTGCGGCGCGGGCAGATCTATTTCAGAACGCGGTGTGTGTGGTTTCGCCTACACCAAAGTCTCCAGTGGCTGAGGTGAAGAAGCTGGAAGAATTTTGGAAGGCGCTCGGCGGCAAGCCGCTGCGTCTCAAACCGGATTTGCATGATGAGTTGGTGAGCCGTTCCAGTCACTTACCGCACGTCATCGCGGCGGAGTTGGCGAGTTACGTGCTGAGCCCGGCGTTGCCGAAGCATCAGGCGCAGCTTTGCGCGACGGGTTTTCGTGACATGACGCGCATAGCTTCTGGTTCGCCGGAGATGTGGCGGGACATCTCAGTGGCGAACAGCAAGCATCTCTCCCAAGTGCTTGGCGTGTTCATTGAGGACCTGCAAGAGTTTCAGCTCGCGCTGAATAACGGTGATGTGAATGCGATCGAGGAGTTTTTCGTGAAAGCGAAACAACGTCGCGATGAATGGTGTGCGCAGATGGCTTCTCCTTCGCCCGAGTAA
- a CDS encoding 3-phosphoshikimate 1-carboxyvinyltransferase produces the protein MSLPDLIEIVPLDKPVKAEVTVPGSKSITNRALVLAALANGTVTLEGALWSEDTQVMVECLHTLGFKVNVEADLNEFCNRTITVEGRGGVIPKAGTVEKPLELFVGNAGTAARFLAAMVCLGKGVYRLSGVPRMHERPQASLFQALRQLGYQIDSANNKLPAVIHGVGAKAGKCQVSVDESSQFASALILSGTIGQWQVGIQGANTDELPYVEMTRELVKAFPKSGGNFYIEPDASSGSYFWAANSVVSHWPKSKWQIDGEFPNYLPLPAEISRESDLGDSIMTAIVLAPFLSAPVKFTELGRLRVQECERVVALRTELTKCGAKVIEEGDTLTVYPSQLHGAEIETYNDHRMAMCFAVVGLRVPGIKLRNPSCVKKTFPNFFQKLAKDLGVTILDAQGKKLGHEDLFAG, from the coding sequence GTGAGTCTTCCAGATCTGATTGAAATCGTTCCTTTGGATAAACCGGTTAAAGCCGAAGTGACGGTGCCGGGGTCTAAGAGCATTACCAATCGCGCATTGGTATTGGCGGCGCTGGCGAATGGGACGGTGACGTTGGAGGGCGCGTTGTGGAGCGAGGACACGCAGGTGATGGTGGAGTGTTTGCACACACTGGGTTTCAAGGTGAATGTGGAGGCTGACCTGAATGAGTTTTGCAATCGCACGATCACGGTGGAAGGGCGGGGCGGGGTGATTCCGAAGGCCGGGACGGTTGAGAAGCCTTTGGAATTGTTTGTGGGAAATGCCGGAACGGCGGCGCGGTTTTTGGCGGCGATGGTTTGTTTGGGCAAAGGCGTGTATCGCCTGAGCGGTGTGCCGCGCATGCACGAGCGCCCGCAGGCTTCTTTGTTTCAGGCGCTACGCCAGCTTGGCTATCAGATCGATTCGGCGAACAACAAGTTGCCAGCGGTCATTCATGGGGTGGGTGCGAAGGCGGGCAAGTGTCAGGTGAGCGTGGATGAGAGTTCGCAGTTCGCCTCGGCGTTGATCTTGAGCGGGACGATCGGGCAATGGCAGGTGGGTATCCAGGGGGCGAATACGGATGAGTTGCCTTATGTGGAGATGACACGGGAGCTGGTGAAAGCGTTTCCGAAGAGTGGCGGCAATTTTTACATCGAGCCGGATGCATCGAGCGGGAGTTATTTTTGGGCGGCCAACTCGGTGGTCTCGCACTGGCCGAAATCGAAGTGGCAGATCGATGGCGAGTTCCCGAATTATCTGCCGTTGCCAGCGGAAATTTCTCGTGAGTCGGATTTGGGCGATAGCATCATGACGGCGATCGTGCTGGCACCGTTTTTATCGGCACCGGTGAAGTTCACGGAGTTGGGTCGCTTGCGGGTGCAGGAGTGTGAACGCGTGGTGGCCTTGCGCACGGAGTTGACGAAGTGTGGCGCGAAGGTGATCGAAGAGGGTGATACGCTGACGGTCTATCCTTCACAGCTTCACGGGGCGGAGATCGAGACTTACAATGATCATCGCATGGCCATGTGCTTTGCGGTGGTGGGGTTGCGTGTGCCGGGAATCAAACTACGGAATCCTTCGTGCGTGAAGAAGACATTTCCCAATTTCTTCCAGAAGCTAGCGAAGGATTTGGGAGTGACTATCCTCGATGCCCAAGGGAAGAAGCTGGGGCATGAGGATTTGTTCGCGGGGTGA
- a CDS encoding TIGR00645 family protein, whose translation MSNPQKSSPFQNTLGSMIFLSRWLQAPLYLGLIIAQGIYVYRFMLELWHLMSGVQEMKESEVMLLVLGLIDVVMIANLLIMVIIGGYETFVSRLNLEGHPDQPEWLSHVNAGVLKVKLATALIGISSVHLLKTFIDVEKHSHKVIFWQVVIHTIFIISALILAWIEKITSSTAKHGEEH comes from the coding sequence ATGAGCAATCCACAAAAGTCTTCCCCGTTCCAGAACACCCTCGGCAGCATGATTTTCCTGAGCCGCTGGTTGCAGGCCCCACTTTACCTCGGCCTGATCATTGCCCAAGGCATCTACGTCTATCGTTTCATGCTGGAGCTGTGGCACCTGATGAGCGGTGTCCAAGAAATGAAAGAAAGCGAGGTCATGCTCCTCGTCCTAGGCTTGATCGACGTGGTGATGATCGCAAACCTCCTCATCATGGTGATCATCGGCGGTTACGAAACTTTCGTCTCCCGTCTGAATCTGGAAGGTCACCCGGACCAACCGGAATGGCTCTCCCACGTGAACGCCGGTGTGCTGAAAGTCAAGCTCGCCACCGCCCTCATCGGCATCTCCTCCGTGCATTTGCTGAAGACTTTCATCGACGTGGAAAAACACTCCCACAAGGTCATCTTCTGGCAGGTCGTCATCCACACCATCTTTATCATCTCCGCCCTGATCTTGGCATGGATCGAGAAGATCACCTCTTCAACGGCCAAGCATGGTGAGGAGCACTGA
- a CDS encoding DUF5069 domain-containing protein: MSSTDLTQRPPRSARVRLGGFVILPRLIDKGRATLDGKQGEYHYNCPLDQRFFEFAGIDHEALKAELAKGKGDGDILEWITANSTTKPSTPDIIAWSSWQEQRPPSDVDSRQYFNDLHAKAAPKREDINSWFDLLDVDDFGSYGGRV; encoded by the coding sequence ATGAGCTCTACCGACCTTACTCAACGTCCCCCCCGCAGCGCCCGTGTGCGCCTCGGGGGCTTTGTCATCCTCCCGCGCCTGATCGATAAAGGCCGCGCCACCTTGGATGGCAAGCAAGGCGAGTATCATTACAACTGCCCCTTGGACCAACGCTTCTTCGAGTTCGCCGGCATCGACCACGAAGCCTTGAAAGCGGAACTGGCCAAGGGCAAAGGTGATGGTGATATCCTCGAATGGATCACCGCGAACAGCACTACCAAGCCCTCCACACCCGACATCATCGCGTGGTCGTCTTGGCAAGAACAACGCCCGCCCTCGGACGTGGACAGCCGCCAGTATTTCAATGACCTCCACGCCAAGGCCGCGCCGAAACGTGAGGATATCAACAGTTGGTTCGACCTGCTGGATGTCGACGACTTCGGCAGCTACGGCGGCAGGGTCTAA
- a CDS encoding Gfo/Idh/MocA family oxidoreductase, with protein MKNNHSRVRYAVVGLGHIAQEAVLPAFAAAKENSEVTALVSDDPEKLRKLGRHLGVTNVCDYEGYDNLLASGQIDAVYIALPNSLHRDYVLRAAKAKIHVLCEKPLGTSEAECRKMIDACAKANVRLMTAYRLHFERANMEAVEIVQSGKLGEPRFFQSLFSMQTEPGNIRLKRDLGGGPLYDIGIYCINAARYIFRAEPLEVFAFSASNDDKRFTEVDEMSSVMMRFPDDCLASFTCSFGATDTDVYTVVGTEGTLKVSKAYEYAEPISLEVTTPKRSMRKTFPKRDQFAAELVYFSDCVLNHREPEPSGEEGLRDVRIIEAILRSADRNKPIRLKTSTAKKRPDRLQVIERRKTGKKKLVKAKSPAR; from the coding sequence ATGAAAAACAACCATTCACGCGTCCGTTACGCCGTCGTCGGCCTCGGCCACATCGCGCAAGAAGCCGTCTTGCCTGCCTTCGCCGCCGCCAAAGAAAACTCTGAAGTGACCGCACTTGTTTCCGATGATCCGGAAAAGCTTCGCAAACTCGGTCGCCACCTTGGTGTCACGAATGTCTGCGATTACGAAGGTTACGACAATCTCCTCGCCAGCGGCCAAATTGATGCCGTTTACATCGCGCTGCCCAATTCTCTGCATCGCGACTATGTCCTCCGCGCCGCCAAAGCTAAAATCCACGTCCTTTGCGAAAAACCGCTCGGCACTTCCGAAGCCGAATGTCGCAAGATGATCGATGCCTGCGCCAAGGCTAATGTCCGTCTGATGACCGCCTACCGCTTGCATTTTGAACGCGCCAATATGGAAGCCGTCGAGATTGTGCAATCCGGCAAACTCGGCGAGCCCCGCTTCTTCCAATCTCTCTTCAGCATGCAAACTGAGCCTGGCAATATCCGCCTGAAACGCGATCTCGGTGGCGGCCCGCTCTATGACATCGGTATCTATTGCATCAACGCCGCCCGTTATATCTTTCGCGCTGAACCCCTCGAAGTTTTCGCCTTCAGCGCCAGTAACGATGACAAGCGGTTCACCGAAGTGGACGAGATGAGCAGCGTGATGATGCGTTTCCCCGATGACTGCCTGGCTAGTTTTACATGCAGCTTCGGGGCGACAGATACTGACGTTTACACCGTGGTGGGAACAGAAGGAACCCTGAAAGTTTCCAAAGCGTACGAATACGCGGAGCCGATCTCCTTGGAAGTCACCACCCCAAAGCGCTCCATGCGCAAGACGTTTCCGAAGCGCGATCAGTTCGCTGCCGAACTCGTCTATTTTTCCGATTGCGTCTTAAATCATCGGGAGCCAGAACCGTCCGGCGAAGAAGGCTTACGCGACGTGCGCATCATCGAAGCCATACTGAGATCAGCCGACCGCAATAAACCCATCCGGCTTAAGACCTCGACGGCAAAAAAACGCCCCGACCGCCTCCAAGTCATTGAGCGTCGGAAAACAGGTAAAAAGAAACTGGTGAAGGCAAAGAGCCCGGCCCGTTGA
- a CDS encoding DUF3160 domain-containing protein produces the protein MKSVVSFIVSLLAVCVLHAQPAGPSLNLQPQSTHIDLSWPGNLPLPSGATAYPLFQLQHSTNLLDWVNVGPPQKGNAALTQLSVGIGQAQSYYRLQAAWGNTANAPVGTGGSEVFGYNAAFAQELAALGQITPAQFAARYSLTNVYLPGIDWNITTAQYWNLFATDPATNNVGMQPTNHGYRFYDFRLNATEQAVLQQNGFVVSERLATTNFAQAFYSLWNDDLPVFVSADAILHAWHRSYDNMLVELEHLWLSKTLEEILDAMAAQIAVTQQEAGSGPLSTSVLDADYYLTVARSLLKGNKVASALGQAARVQATLDAISSESFTCFTFFDYPRNTDFSQFKPRGHYEQSERLRRYFRATMWLGRIDFRIAGGDQDCDGNPLPPSTRQLGTAITLGRLLVLSGKYPAWQNFEKVTETFVGWTDSMTFAHLADLTASAGITSLAAITTTQQLTDLQTQIGQGSLGVQNIRGDAFVSPVGPQQLRLPRSFTIFGQKFVPDSWALSKVTSDSILWVENGVTNKIQRRVPSALDVAFSTLANDQIVPELLARLTNSTASSSPDHMIFWRDNRPYQHNLAAARNVLDSQTPEAWESNIYLSWLSSLRALSAPTTDTHYPQAVRTREWALRLLNTQLASWTELRHDTILYAKQSYSDVGLCSYPDAYVEPNVEFWLRLEQMISRTAALLQASPYEGTVSDIEHGNVDMANVKAKHISFLTNFIDKVSQLRAIADQQTRQEPLSVTQTNFMHQLMQTGVTNYGPVRRYDGWYPSLFYRHMLGSASYTDTFPIDFGAQKYDALVADVHTDPPSPQEGDPGSILHQGVGKVNMLFMVVERGSKKFMVAGPVLSHYEFETPFPQRLTDNEWKESLANGEAPARPEWTEGFLIPSP, from the coding sequence ATGAAATCAGTCGTATCTTTCATCGTCTCGCTCCTTGCAGTCTGCGTCCTGCACGCACAACCTGCCGGACCTTCACTCAACCTCCAACCCCAGAGCACTCACATAGACCTGAGCTGGCCGGGCAATTTGCCATTGCCCTCCGGTGCCACGGCATATCCGCTCTTCCAATTGCAGCACAGCACCAACCTGCTCGATTGGGTAAACGTCGGCCCGCCGCAAAAAGGAAATGCCGCGCTCACGCAACTCTCTGTCGGCATCGGTCAGGCGCAATCCTACTATCGATTGCAAGCCGCCTGGGGCAACACCGCCAATGCTCCCGTAGGCACCGGTGGCAGCGAAGTGTTCGGTTACAACGCCGCCTTCGCGCAGGAACTCGCCGCTCTCGGCCAGATCACGCCCGCCCAATTCGCCGCGCGTTACAGCCTCACGAATGTTTACCTCCCCGGCATCGATTGGAACATCACCACCGCGCAATACTGGAACCTCTTTGCCACCGACCCCGCCACGAACAACGTCGGCATGCAGCCCACAAACCACGGCTACCGCTTCTACGATTTCCGCCTCAACGCTACCGAACAAGCCGTCCTTCAGCAAAACGGTTTCGTCGTCAGCGAACGCCTCGCCACCACGAACTTCGCCCAAGCCTTTTACAGCTTGTGGAATGATGACCTGCCCGTCTTCGTCTCTGCCGATGCCATCCTCCACGCCTGGCATCGCTCCTACGACAACATGCTCGTGGAACTCGAACACCTCTGGCTCTCGAAAACGCTCGAAGAAATCCTCGACGCCATGGCCGCGCAAATCGCCGTCACGCAGCAAGAAGCTGGCAGCGGCCCTCTCTCAACCAGTGTATTGGATGCCGATTACTACCTGACCGTCGCGCGTTCCCTGCTCAAAGGCAACAAGGTTGCCTCCGCCCTCGGCCAAGCCGCCCGTGTGCAAGCAACGCTCGACGCCATCAGCTCCGAATCCTTCACCTGCTTCACCTTTTTCGATTATCCGAGGAACACCGATTTCTCCCAATTCAAACCTCGCGGCCACTACGAACAATCCGAACGCCTTCGCCGTTATTTCCGCGCGACGATGTGGCTCGGTCGCATTGATTTCCGCATCGCTGGCGGCGATCAAGATTGCGACGGCAATCCTCTCCCGCCCTCCACACGCCAGCTAGGCACCGCCATCACACTCGGCCGATTGCTCGTCCTCTCCGGCAAATACCCGGCATGGCAAAATTTCGAGAAGGTCACGGAGACCTTCGTCGGCTGGACAGACTCCATGACCTTCGCCCATCTCGCCGATCTCACCGCCTCCGCAGGCATCACGTCGCTTGCCGCCATCACGACCACACAACAACTCACCGACCTGCAAACGCAGATAGGCCAAGGCTCGCTCGGCGTGCAGAATATCCGTGGCGATGCCTTCGTCTCCCCAGTCGGCCCGCAGCAACTCCGCCTGCCCCGCTCCTTCACCATCTTCGGCCAGAAGTTTGTCCCCGATAGCTGGGCCCTCTCGAAGGTCACTTCGGATAGCATTCTCTGGGTGGAAAACGGTGTGACCAACAAGATCCAACGCCGCGTTCCCAGCGCCTTGGATGTCGCCTTCTCCACGCTGGCCAATGACCAGATCGTCCCCGAACTCCTCGCCCGCCTCACCAATTCCACCGCCAGTTCCAGCCCGGATCACATGATTTTCTGGCGCGATAACCGCCCCTATCAACACAACCTCGCCGCCGCGCGCAACGTCCTCGATAGCCAGACGCCCGAAGCGTGGGAGAGCAATATCTACCTGAGCTGGCTCTCTTCCCTGCGCGCCTTGTCCGCTCCCACCACGGACACTCACTATCCCCAAGCCGTCCGCACCCGCGAATGGGCGCTCCGCCTTCTCAATACCCAGCTTGCTTCCTGGACCGAACTCCGCCACGACACCATCCTCTACGCCAAGCAAAGCTACAGCGATGTGGGCCTGTGCAGTTACCCAGATGCCTATGTGGAGCCCAATGTGGAATTCTGGCTCCGCCTCGAGCAAATGATCTCGCGCACCGCCGCTCTCCTCCAAGCCTCGCCTTATGAAGGTACCGTCAGCGACATCGAGCATGGCAACGTGGACATGGCGAATGTGAAAGCGAAACACATCTCCTTCCTCACCAATTTCATCGACAAGGTTTCCCAACTCCGCGCGATCGCCGATCAACAAACGCGCCAAGAACCTCTCAGCGTCACGCAAACCAACTTCATGCATCAACTCATGCAGACCGGCGTGACGAATTACGGACCCGTGCGCCGTTACGATGGCTGGTATCCCAGCCTCTTCTACCGTCACATGCTCGGCAGCGCCAGTTACACGGACACTTTCCCCATCGATTTCGGCGCGCAAAAATACGACGCCCTCGTCGCCGATGTGCATACCGATCCACCCTCTCCGCAAGAAGGTGACCCCGGCAGCATCCTCCATCAAGGCGTCGGCAAGGTGAACATGCTCTTCATGGTCGTCGAACGCGGCTCCAAGAAATTCATGGTCGCCGGTCCCGTCCTCAGCCACTACGAATTCGAGACCCCCTTCCCCCAACGCCTCACCGACAACGAATGGAAAGAATCCCTCGCCAACGGCGAAGCCCCCGCCCGCCCCGAATGGACCGAAGGTTTTCTCATCCCTTCCCCGTAG